One Solanum lycopersicum chromosome 4, SLM_r2.1 DNA window includes the following coding sequences:
- the LOC101263995 gene encoding sodium/hydrogen exchanger 8-like isoform X1, with translation MSGKYSTHHVFELFPNSAIMGTVEEGTLPYNLWQGESSSSSSSSNPSDAVLFGGICLLVGVSCRTLLRRTTIPYTVVLLILGIALGSLEFGSIYRLGKLGNGIRIWADIDADLLLAVFLPILIFEGAFSMQVHQIKKCMAQMLLLAGPGVLISTGLIGAAVKLIFPYDWNWNTSLLLGAILSATDPVAVVALLKDLGASKKLSTIVEGESMMNDGAAIVVYQLFYRMVLGKSSGCVAVLEYLAEGSLGSVLIGIVFGMASLLWLRFIYNDTLTDFSLALTVSYIAYYTAQEEAEASGILTLVALGMVFAMSKDTHRAGGKQSLHEFWEMIAYIANTLIFILSGVIIAQSIFSIGNLENNTGRSWGYVFLLYIILQVARTIVVFAFYPALCYFGYGLNWKEAIIIIWSGLRGAVGLALSLSIKDASGDPKYLSSETGAMFVFLTGGSVLLTLIINGSTTQLLLSLFGMDALSESEKTMVNYAKHQLLRKAEEFSRTCSGSNNPFDWITVGGYASCIKDVCEDTVWPPCTTNHGYLKIDDMKTMRVCFLKATRETYWSTFNEGRITESSISVLMESIDEAIDLATQGLHDWNYISTHLKFPGYYRFFSTSVCPPRLTRWLVLKKLQDSCHICSAFIHAHRIARQLLLDYTGKSDNGNAAIVVAESEVEEIEARKFLENVKNSMPEIIHQTESREVTFSLLKCLDECLSDMEKDGILTEKVVLHVHDLLQNDLEKLLRSPPTVRIPKPVEVLSIHPLLANLSPAIQSDLECSANSVLKTPGCTLYTKGSKLTSVWLIGNGSVRSRRSPFPINCHVDSTYHRGSVLGLYEALVGKPYLSDMVTDSVAFCVKIKLEWVISVLARDNAVEELLWKECTVVVSKLLAPDIFKKFSMQEVRSIIDERSVMNTFSSQEVIETSHHSINFLLSGCLRDQSTEQLIECPAVLPCSILSESIPYSSANGTAESFGSCSYSKYKVVKPARIVRIDISAV, from the exons aatttggGAGTATTTATCGACTGGGAAAGCTTGGTAATGGAATTCGAATAT GGGCAGATATAGATGCTGATCTTCTATTAGCTGTATTCCTCCCTATACTGATTTTTGAGGGTGCATTCTCCATGCAGGTGCACCAAATAAAG AAATGTATGGCACAAATGCTTTTGCTTGCTGGACCTGGTGTACTGATTTCAACAGGCCTGATTGGAGCTGCTGTGAAG CTCATTTTTCCATATGACTGGAACTGGAACACATCATTATTGTTGGGGGCAATTCTTAGTGCTACTGATCCTGTGGCTGTTGTCGCGTTGCTTAAGGATCTTGGTGCTAGTAAAAAGTTGAGCACAATTGTTGAAGGAGAATCTATGATGAACGACGG GGCAGCTATTGTGGTTTACCAGCTTTTCTATCGAATGGTTCTTGGGAAAAGTTCTGGCTGCGTTGCAGTGCTGGAATATCTTGCAGAAGGCTCACTTGGATC CGTCTTGATCGGAATTGTGTTTGGAATGGCATCTCTTCTCTGGCTTCGGTTTATATACAATGACACACTGACAGACTTTTCGTTGGCTCTTACTGTGAGCTACATTGCTTACTACACT GCTCAAGAGGAAGCTGAAGCTTCTGGTATCTTGACTCTCGTAGCACTAGGGAT GGTTTTTGCAATGTCAAAGGATACCCATAGAGCTGGGGGAAAGCAGAGCTTGCATGAGTTTTG GGAAATGATTGCCTACATTGCGAATACTTTAATATTCATATTGAG CGGAGTTATCATAGCTCAAAGCATCTTCAGTATCGGAAATCTCGAGAACAATACAG GGAGATCGTGGGGCTATGTCTTTCTTCTCTATATCATTCTTCAAGTAGCTCGAACCATAGTTGTTTTTGCGTTCTATCCTGCCCTTTGCTACTTCGGTTATGGTTTGAATTGGAAAGAAGCTATCATTATCATATGGTCTGGTTTGAGAGGAGCTGTTGGTTTGGCACTCTCCCTATCTATTAAA GATGCTAGTGGTGATCCAAAGTATCTCAGCTCAGAAACTGGAGCTATG TTTGTTTTCCTCACTGGTGGAAGTGTGTTACTGACACTCATTATCAATGGATCTACCACACAATTACTTCTAAGTCTCTTTGGTATGGATGCTCTATCAGAAAGTGAG AAAACCATGGTCAATTATGCAAAGCATCAACTATTGAGAAAAGCTGAAGAGTTTTCCAGAACCTGTAGTGGAAGCAATAATCCTTTTGATTGGATAACTGTTGGAGGTTATGCCTCATGCATAAAAGATGTCTGTGAAGACACAGTTTGGCCTCCCTGTACCACCAATCATGGCTATCTAAAAATAGATGATATGAAGACTATGAGAGTATGCTTTCTGAAAG CTACTCGTGAGACTTACTGGTCAACATTCAATGAGGGGAGGATAACTGAATCCAGTATCAGTGTTTTGATGGAGTCAATAGATGAGGCAATCGATCTGGCGACTCAGGGATTACATGACTGGAATTATATTTCTACTCACCTCAAGTTTCCAGGATATTATAGATTCTTCAGCACAAGTGTTTGTCCTCCCAGACTGACAAGGTGGCTTGTGCTAAAGAAATTACAGGATAGTTGTCATATATGCTCTGCATTTATCCATGCTCACAGAATCGCAAGGCAGCTTCTTCTTGACTATACTGGTAAGA GTGATAATGGAAATGCTGCAATTGTTGTTGCTGAAAGTGAAGTCGAAGAAATAGAAGCAAGGAAGTTTCTAGAAAATGTCAAGAATTCAATGCCTGAG ATCATACATCAAACCGAATCAAGGGAAGTTACATTTTCACTGCTGAAGTGTCTGGATGAATGTCTCAGTGATATGGAGAAAGATGGGATTTTAACTGAGAAAGTTGTGCTGCATGTACATGATTTGCTTCAG AATGACCTTGAAAAGCTCTTGAGAAGTCCTCCTACAGTAAGGATCCCAAAGCCAGTAGAGGTCCTAAGTATCCATCCTTTGTTGGCAAACCTTTCTCCTGCTATTCAAAGTGATTTGGAATGTTCTGCAAACAGTGTATTGAAGACACCAGGTTGTACACTCTATACCAAGGGTTCCAAGCTGACAAGTGTTTGGCTGATAGGAAATGGATCAGTTAGG TCGAGAAGGAGCCCTTTTCCTATTAATTGTCATGTGGATTCAACATATCATCGAGGAAGTGTTTTAGGTCTATATGAGGCTCTTGTCGGAAAGCCATATTTGAGCGATATGGTGACAGATTCTGTGGCTTTCTGCGTCAAAATTAAGCTGGAGTGGGTCATTTCAGTACTGGCCCGTGATAATGCAGTAGAAGAACTGTTGTGGAAG GAGTGCACCGTTGTTGTGTCTAAGCTCTTGGCACCtgatatatttaagaaattCTCAATGCAAGAAGTAAGAAGTATTATTGATGAAAGATCAGTCATGAATACTTTCTCAAGTCAAGAAGTAATAGAAACTTCTCATCATTCCATCAACTTCCTGTTAAGTGGTTGCTTGAGAGATCAAAGTACCGAACAACTTATTGAGTGCCCAGCAGTATTACCATGTTCCATTTTAAGTGAAAGCATCCCGTACAGCAGCGCCAATGGAACGG CTGAGAGTTTTGGATCATGTTCTTATTCGAAGTACAAAGTTGTGAAACCAGCAAGGATAGTTCGAATCGACATTTCAGCAGTATGA
- the LOC101263995 gene encoding sodium/hydrogen exchanger 8-like isoform X2: MSGKYSTHHVFELFPNSAIMGTVEEGTLPYNLWQGESSSSSSSSNPSDAVLFGGICLLVGVSCRTLLRRTTIPYTVVLLILGIALGSLEFGSIYRLGKLGNGIRIWADIDADLLLAVFLPILIFEGAFSMQVHQIKKCMAQMLLLAGPGVLISTGLIGAAVKLIFPYDWNWNTSLLLGAILSATDPVAVVALLKDLGASKKLSTIVEGESMMNDGAAIVVYQLFYRMVLGKSSGCVAVLEYLAEGSLGSVLIGIVFGMASLLWLRFIYNDTLTDFSLALTVSYIAYYTAQEEAEASGILTLVALGMVFAMSKDTHRAGGKQSLHEFWEMIAYIANTLIFILSGVIIAQSIFSIGNLENNTGRSWGYVFLLYIILQVARTIVVFAFYPALCYFGYGLNWKEAIIIIWSGLRGAVGLALSLSIKDASGDPKYLSSETGAMFVFLTGGSVLLTLIINGSTTQLLLSLFGMDALSESEKTMVNYAKHQLLRKAEEFSRTCSGSNNPFDWITVGGYASCIKDVCEDTVWPPCTTNHGYLKIDDMKTMRVCFLKATRETYWSTFNEGRITESSISVLMESIDEAIDLATQGLHDWNYISTHLKFPGYYRFFSTSVCPPRLTRWLVLKKLQDSCHICSAFIHAHRIARQLLLDYTGDNGNAAIVVAESEVEEIEARKFLENVKNSMPEIIHQTESREVTFSLLKCLDECLSDMEKDGILTEKVVLHVHDLLQNDLEKLLRSPPTVRIPKPVEVLSIHPLLANLSPAIQSDLECSANSVLKTPGCTLYTKGSKLTSVWLIGNGSVRSRRSPFPINCHVDSTYHRGSVLGLYEALVGKPYLSDMVTDSVAFCVKIKLEWVISVLARDNAVEELLWKECTVVVSKLLAPDIFKKFSMQEVRSIIDERSVMNTFSSQEVIETSHHSINFLLSGCLRDQSTEQLIECPAVLPCSILSESIPYSSANGTAESFGSCSYSKYKVVKPARIVRIDISAV, translated from the exons aatttggGAGTATTTATCGACTGGGAAAGCTTGGTAATGGAATTCGAATAT GGGCAGATATAGATGCTGATCTTCTATTAGCTGTATTCCTCCCTATACTGATTTTTGAGGGTGCATTCTCCATGCAGGTGCACCAAATAAAG AAATGTATGGCACAAATGCTTTTGCTTGCTGGACCTGGTGTACTGATTTCAACAGGCCTGATTGGAGCTGCTGTGAAG CTCATTTTTCCATATGACTGGAACTGGAACACATCATTATTGTTGGGGGCAATTCTTAGTGCTACTGATCCTGTGGCTGTTGTCGCGTTGCTTAAGGATCTTGGTGCTAGTAAAAAGTTGAGCACAATTGTTGAAGGAGAATCTATGATGAACGACGG GGCAGCTATTGTGGTTTACCAGCTTTTCTATCGAATGGTTCTTGGGAAAAGTTCTGGCTGCGTTGCAGTGCTGGAATATCTTGCAGAAGGCTCACTTGGATC CGTCTTGATCGGAATTGTGTTTGGAATGGCATCTCTTCTCTGGCTTCGGTTTATATACAATGACACACTGACAGACTTTTCGTTGGCTCTTACTGTGAGCTACATTGCTTACTACACT GCTCAAGAGGAAGCTGAAGCTTCTGGTATCTTGACTCTCGTAGCACTAGGGAT GGTTTTTGCAATGTCAAAGGATACCCATAGAGCTGGGGGAAAGCAGAGCTTGCATGAGTTTTG GGAAATGATTGCCTACATTGCGAATACTTTAATATTCATATTGAG CGGAGTTATCATAGCTCAAAGCATCTTCAGTATCGGAAATCTCGAGAACAATACAG GGAGATCGTGGGGCTATGTCTTTCTTCTCTATATCATTCTTCAAGTAGCTCGAACCATAGTTGTTTTTGCGTTCTATCCTGCCCTTTGCTACTTCGGTTATGGTTTGAATTGGAAAGAAGCTATCATTATCATATGGTCTGGTTTGAGAGGAGCTGTTGGTTTGGCACTCTCCCTATCTATTAAA GATGCTAGTGGTGATCCAAAGTATCTCAGCTCAGAAACTGGAGCTATG TTTGTTTTCCTCACTGGTGGAAGTGTGTTACTGACACTCATTATCAATGGATCTACCACACAATTACTTCTAAGTCTCTTTGGTATGGATGCTCTATCAGAAAGTGAG AAAACCATGGTCAATTATGCAAAGCATCAACTATTGAGAAAAGCTGAAGAGTTTTCCAGAACCTGTAGTGGAAGCAATAATCCTTTTGATTGGATAACTGTTGGAGGTTATGCCTCATGCATAAAAGATGTCTGTGAAGACACAGTTTGGCCTCCCTGTACCACCAATCATGGCTATCTAAAAATAGATGATATGAAGACTATGAGAGTATGCTTTCTGAAAG CTACTCGTGAGACTTACTGGTCAACATTCAATGAGGGGAGGATAACTGAATCCAGTATCAGTGTTTTGATGGAGTCAATAGATGAGGCAATCGATCTGGCGACTCAGGGATTACATGACTGGAATTATATTTCTACTCACCTCAAGTTTCCAGGATATTATAGATTCTTCAGCACAAGTGTTTGTCCTCCCAGACTGACAAGGTGGCTTGTGCTAAAGAAATTACAGGATAGTTGTCATATATGCTCTGCATTTATCCATGCTCACAGAATCGCAAGGCAGCTTCTTCTTGACTATACTG GTGATAATGGAAATGCTGCAATTGTTGTTGCTGAAAGTGAAGTCGAAGAAATAGAAGCAAGGAAGTTTCTAGAAAATGTCAAGAATTCAATGCCTGAG ATCATACATCAAACCGAATCAAGGGAAGTTACATTTTCACTGCTGAAGTGTCTGGATGAATGTCTCAGTGATATGGAGAAAGATGGGATTTTAACTGAGAAAGTTGTGCTGCATGTACATGATTTGCTTCAG AATGACCTTGAAAAGCTCTTGAGAAGTCCTCCTACAGTAAGGATCCCAAAGCCAGTAGAGGTCCTAAGTATCCATCCTTTGTTGGCAAACCTTTCTCCTGCTATTCAAAGTGATTTGGAATGTTCTGCAAACAGTGTATTGAAGACACCAGGTTGTACACTCTATACCAAGGGTTCCAAGCTGACAAGTGTTTGGCTGATAGGAAATGGATCAGTTAGG TCGAGAAGGAGCCCTTTTCCTATTAATTGTCATGTGGATTCAACATATCATCGAGGAAGTGTTTTAGGTCTATATGAGGCTCTTGTCGGAAAGCCATATTTGAGCGATATGGTGACAGATTCTGTGGCTTTCTGCGTCAAAATTAAGCTGGAGTGGGTCATTTCAGTACTGGCCCGTGATAATGCAGTAGAAGAACTGTTGTGGAAG GAGTGCACCGTTGTTGTGTCTAAGCTCTTGGCACCtgatatatttaagaaattCTCAATGCAAGAAGTAAGAAGTATTATTGATGAAAGATCAGTCATGAATACTTTCTCAAGTCAAGAAGTAATAGAAACTTCTCATCATTCCATCAACTTCCTGTTAAGTGGTTGCTTGAGAGATCAAAGTACCGAACAACTTATTGAGTGCCCAGCAGTATTACCATGTTCCATTTTAAGTGAAAGCATCCCGTACAGCAGCGCCAATGGAACGG CTGAGAGTTTTGGATCATGTTCTTATTCGAAGTACAAAGTTGTGAAACCAGCAAGGATAGTTCGAATCGACATTTCAGCAGTATGA
- the LOC101263995 gene encoding sodium/hydrogen exchanger 8-like isoform X7, whose product MSGKYSTHHVFELFPNSAIMGTVEEGTLPYNLWQGESSSSSSSSNPSDAVLFGGICLLVGVSCRTLLRRTTIPYTVVLLILGIALGSLEFGSIYRLGKLGNGIRIWADIDADLLLAVFLPILIFEGAFSMQVHQIKKCMAQMLLLAGPGVLISTGLIGAAVKLIFPYDWNWNTSLLLGAILSATDPVAVVALLKDLGASKKLSTIVEGESMMNDGAAIVVYQLFYRMVLGKSSGCVAVLEYLAEGSLGSVLIGIVFGMASLLWLRFIYNDTLTDFSLALTVSYIAYYTAQEEAEASGILTLVALGMVFAMSKDTHRAGGKQSLHEFWEMIAYIANTLIFILSGVIIAQSIFSIGNLENNTGRSWGYVFLLYIILQVARTIVVFAFYPALCYFGYGLNWKEAIIIIWSGLRGAVGLALSLSIKDASGDPKYLSSETGAMFVFLTGGSVLLTLIINGSTTQLLLSLFGMDALSESEKTMVNYAKHQLLRKAEEFSRTCSGSNNPFDWITVGGYASCIKDVCEDTVWPPCTTNHGYLKIDDMKTMRVCFLKATRETYWSTFNEGRITESSISVLMESIDEAIDLATQGLHDWNYISTHLKFPGYYRFFSTSVCPPRLTRWLVLKKLQDSCHICSAFIHAHRIARQLLLDYTGDNGNAAIVVAESEVEEIEARKFLENVKNSMPEIIHQTESREVTFSLLKCLDECLSDMEKDGILTEKVVLHVHDLLQNDLEKLLRSPPTVRIPKPVEVLSIHPLLANLSPAIQSDLECSANSVLKTPGCTLYTKGSKLTSVWLIGNGSVRSRRSPFPINCHVDSTYHRGSVLGLYEALVGKPYLSDMVTDSVAFCVKIKLEWVISVLARDNAVEELLWKECTVVVSKLLAPDIFKKFSMQEVRSIIDERSVMNTFSSQEVIETSHHSINFLLSGCLRDQSTEQLIECPAVLPCSILSESIPYSSANGTGW is encoded by the exons aatttggGAGTATTTATCGACTGGGAAAGCTTGGTAATGGAATTCGAATAT GGGCAGATATAGATGCTGATCTTCTATTAGCTGTATTCCTCCCTATACTGATTTTTGAGGGTGCATTCTCCATGCAGGTGCACCAAATAAAG AAATGTATGGCACAAATGCTTTTGCTTGCTGGACCTGGTGTACTGATTTCAACAGGCCTGATTGGAGCTGCTGTGAAG CTCATTTTTCCATATGACTGGAACTGGAACACATCATTATTGTTGGGGGCAATTCTTAGTGCTACTGATCCTGTGGCTGTTGTCGCGTTGCTTAAGGATCTTGGTGCTAGTAAAAAGTTGAGCACAATTGTTGAAGGAGAATCTATGATGAACGACGG GGCAGCTATTGTGGTTTACCAGCTTTTCTATCGAATGGTTCTTGGGAAAAGTTCTGGCTGCGTTGCAGTGCTGGAATATCTTGCAGAAGGCTCACTTGGATC CGTCTTGATCGGAATTGTGTTTGGAATGGCATCTCTTCTCTGGCTTCGGTTTATATACAATGACACACTGACAGACTTTTCGTTGGCTCTTACTGTGAGCTACATTGCTTACTACACT GCTCAAGAGGAAGCTGAAGCTTCTGGTATCTTGACTCTCGTAGCACTAGGGAT GGTTTTTGCAATGTCAAAGGATACCCATAGAGCTGGGGGAAAGCAGAGCTTGCATGAGTTTTG GGAAATGATTGCCTACATTGCGAATACTTTAATATTCATATTGAG CGGAGTTATCATAGCTCAAAGCATCTTCAGTATCGGAAATCTCGAGAACAATACAG GGAGATCGTGGGGCTATGTCTTTCTTCTCTATATCATTCTTCAAGTAGCTCGAACCATAGTTGTTTTTGCGTTCTATCCTGCCCTTTGCTACTTCGGTTATGGTTTGAATTGGAAAGAAGCTATCATTATCATATGGTCTGGTTTGAGAGGAGCTGTTGGTTTGGCACTCTCCCTATCTATTAAA GATGCTAGTGGTGATCCAAAGTATCTCAGCTCAGAAACTGGAGCTATG TTTGTTTTCCTCACTGGTGGAAGTGTGTTACTGACACTCATTATCAATGGATCTACCACACAATTACTTCTAAGTCTCTTTGGTATGGATGCTCTATCAGAAAGTGAG AAAACCATGGTCAATTATGCAAAGCATCAACTATTGAGAAAAGCTGAAGAGTTTTCCAGAACCTGTAGTGGAAGCAATAATCCTTTTGATTGGATAACTGTTGGAGGTTATGCCTCATGCATAAAAGATGTCTGTGAAGACACAGTTTGGCCTCCCTGTACCACCAATCATGGCTATCTAAAAATAGATGATATGAAGACTATGAGAGTATGCTTTCTGAAAG CTACTCGTGAGACTTACTGGTCAACATTCAATGAGGGGAGGATAACTGAATCCAGTATCAGTGTTTTGATGGAGTCAATAGATGAGGCAATCGATCTGGCGACTCAGGGATTACATGACTGGAATTATATTTCTACTCACCTCAAGTTTCCAGGATATTATAGATTCTTCAGCACAAGTGTTTGTCCTCCCAGACTGACAAGGTGGCTTGTGCTAAAGAAATTACAGGATAGTTGTCATATATGCTCTGCATTTATCCATGCTCACAGAATCGCAAGGCAGCTTCTTCTTGACTATACTG GTGATAATGGAAATGCTGCAATTGTTGTTGCTGAAAGTGAAGTCGAAGAAATAGAAGCAAGGAAGTTTCTAGAAAATGTCAAGAATTCAATGCCTGAG ATCATACATCAAACCGAATCAAGGGAAGTTACATTTTCACTGCTGAAGTGTCTGGATGAATGTCTCAGTGATATGGAGAAAGATGGGATTTTAACTGAGAAAGTTGTGCTGCATGTACATGATTTGCTTCAG AATGACCTTGAAAAGCTCTTGAGAAGTCCTCCTACAGTAAGGATCCCAAAGCCAGTAGAGGTCCTAAGTATCCATCCTTTGTTGGCAAACCTTTCTCCTGCTATTCAAAGTGATTTGGAATGTTCTGCAAACAGTGTATTGAAGACACCAGGTTGTACACTCTATACCAAGGGTTCCAAGCTGACAAGTGTTTGGCTGATAGGAAATGGATCAGTTAGG TCGAGAAGGAGCCCTTTTCCTATTAATTGTCATGTGGATTCAACATATCATCGAGGAAGTGTTTTAGGTCTATATGAGGCTCTTGTCGGAAAGCCATATTTGAGCGATATGGTGACAGATTCTGTGGCTTTCTGCGTCAAAATTAAGCTGGAGTGGGTCATTTCAGTACTGGCCCGTGATAATGCAGTAGAAGAACTGTTGTGGAAG GAGTGCACCGTTGTTGTGTCTAAGCTCTTGGCACCtgatatatttaagaaattCTCAATGCAAGAAGTAAGAAGTATTATTGATGAAAGATCAGTCATGAATACTTTCTCAAGTCAAGAAGTAATAGAAACTTCTCATCATTCCATCAACTTCCTGTTAAGTGGTTGCTTGAGAGATCAAAGTACCGAACAACTTATTGAGTGCCCAGCAGTATTACCATGTTCCATTTTAAGTGAAAGCATCCCGTACAGCAGCGCCAATGGAACGG GTTGGTAA
- the LOC101263995 gene encoding sodium/hydrogen exchanger 8-like isoform X6, whose protein sequence is MSGKYSTHHVFELFPNSAIMGTVEEGTLPYNLWQGESSSSSSSSNPSDAVLFGGICLLVGVSCRTLLRRTTIPYTVVLLILGIALGSLEFGSIYRLGKLGNGIRIWADIDADLLLAVFLPILIFEGAFSMQVHQIKKCMAQMLLLAGPGVLISTGLIGAAVKLIFPYDWNWNTSLLLGAILSATDPVAVVALLKDLGASKKLSTIVEGESMMNDGAAIVVYQLFYRMVLGKSSGCVAVLEYLAEGSLGSVLIGIVFGMASLLWLRFIYNDTLTDFSLALTVSYIAYYTAQEEAEASGILTLVALGMVFAMSKDTHRAGGKQSLHEFWEMIAYIANTLIFILSGVIIAQSIFSIGNLENNTGRSWGYVFLLYIILQVARTIVVFAFYPALCYFGYGLNWKEAIIIIWSGLRGAVGLALSLSIKDASGDPKYLSSETGAMFVFLTGGSVLLTLIINGSTTQLLLSLFGMDALSESEKTMVNYAKHQLLRKAEEFSRTCSGSNNPFDWITVGGYASCIKDVCEDTVWPPCTTNHGYLKIDDMKTMRVCFLKATRETYWSTFNEGRITESSISVLMESIDEAIDLATQGLHDWNYISTHLKFPGYYRFFSTSVCPPRLTRWLVLKKLQDSCHICSAFIHAHRIARQLLLDYTGKSDNGNAAIVVAESEVEEIEARKFLENVKNSMPEIIHQTESREVTFSLLKCLDECLSDMEKDGILTEKVVLHVHDLLQNDLEKLLRSPPTVRIPKPVEVLSIHPLLANLSPAIQSDLECSANSVLKTPGCTLYTKGSKLTSVWLIGNGSVRSRRSPFPINCHVDSTYHRGSVLGLYEALVGKPYLSDMVTDSVAFCVKIKLEWVISVLARDNAVEELLWKECTVVVSKLLAPDIFKKFSMQEVRSIIDERSVMNTFSSQEVIETSHHSINFLLSGCLRDQSTEQLIECPAVLPCSILSESIPYSSANGTGW, encoded by the exons aatttggGAGTATTTATCGACTGGGAAAGCTTGGTAATGGAATTCGAATAT GGGCAGATATAGATGCTGATCTTCTATTAGCTGTATTCCTCCCTATACTGATTTTTGAGGGTGCATTCTCCATGCAGGTGCACCAAATAAAG AAATGTATGGCACAAATGCTTTTGCTTGCTGGACCTGGTGTACTGATTTCAACAGGCCTGATTGGAGCTGCTGTGAAG CTCATTTTTCCATATGACTGGAACTGGAACACATCATTATTGTTGGGGGCAATTCTTAGTGCTACTGATCCTGTGGCTGTTGTCGCGTTGCTTAAGGATCTTGGTGCTAGTAAAAAGTTGAGCACAATTGTTGAAGGAGAATCTATGATGAACGACGG GGCAGCTATTGTGGTTTACCAGCTTTTCTATCGAATGGTTCTTGGGAAAAGTTCTGGCTGCGTTGCAGTGCTGGAATATCTTGCAGAAGGCTCACTTGGATC CGTCTTGATCGGAATTGTGTTTGGAATGGCATCTCTTCTCTGGCTTCGGTTTATATACAATGACACACTGACAGACTTTTCGTTGGCTCTTACTGTGAGCTACATTGCTTACTACACT GCTCAAGAGGAAGCTGAAGCTTCTGGTATCTTGACTCTCGTAGCACTAGGGAT GGTTTTTGCAATGTCAAAGGATACCCATAGAGCTGGGGGAAAGCAGAGCTTGCATGAGTTTTG GGAAATGATTGCCTACATTGCGAATACTTTAATATTCATATTGAG CGGAGTTATCATAGCTCAAAGCATCTTCAGTATCGGAAATCTCGAGAACAATACAG GGAGATCGTGGGGCTATGTCTTTCTTCTCTATATCATTCTTCAAGTAGCTCGAACCATAGTTGTTTTTGCGTTCTATCCTGCCCTTTGCTACTTCGGTTATGGTTTGAATTGGAAAGAAGCTATCATTATCATATGGTCTGGTTTGAGAGGAGCTGTTGGTTTGGCACTCTCCCTATCTATTAAA GATGCTAGTGGTGATCCAAAGTATCTCAGCTCAGAAACTGGAGCTATG TTTGTTTTCCTCACTGGTGGAAGTGTGTTACTGACACTCATTATCAATGGATCTACCACACAATTACTTCTAAGTCTCTTTGGTATGGATGCTCTATCAGAAAGTGAG AAAACCATGGTCAATTATGCAAAGCATCAACTATTGAGAAAAGCTGAAGAGTTTTCCAGAACCTGTAGTGGAAGCAATAATCCTTTTGATTGGATAACTGTTGGAGGTTATGCCTCATGCATAAAAGATGTCTGTGAAGACACAGTTTGGCCTCCCTGTACCACCAATCATGGCTATCTAAAAATAGATGATATGAAGACTATGAGAGTATGCTTTCTGAAAG CTACTCGTGAGACTTACTGGTCAACATTCAATGAGGGGAGGATAACTGAATCCAGTATCAGTGTTTTGATGGAGTCAATAGATGAGGCAATCGATCTGGCGACTCAGGGATTACATGACTGGAATTATATTTCTACTCACCTCAAGTTTCCAGGATATTATAGATTCTTCAGCACAAGTGTTTGTCCTCCCAGACTGACAAGGTGGCTTGTGCTAAAGAAATTACAGGATAGTTGTCATATATGCTCTGCATTTATCCATGCTCACAGAATCGCAAGGCAGCTTCTTCTTGACTATACTGGTAAGA GTGATAATGGAAATGCTGCAATTGTTGTTGCTGAAAGTGAAGTCGAAGAAATAGAAGCAAGGAAGTTTCTAGAAAATGTCAAGAATTCAATGCCTGAG ATCATACATCAAACCGAATCAAGGGAAGTTACATTTTCACTGCTGAAGTGTCTGGATGAATGTCTCAGTGATATGGAGAAAGATGGGATTTTAACTGAGAAAGTTGTGCTGCATGTACATGATTTGCTTCAG AATGACCTTGAAAAGCTCTTGAGAAGTCCTCCTACAGTAAGGATCCCAAAGCCAGTAGAGGTCCTAAGTATCCATCCTTTGTTGGCAAACCTTTCTCCTGCTATTCAAAGTGATTTGGAATGTTCTGCAAACAGTGTATTGAAGACACCAGGTTGTACACTCTATACCAAGGGTTCCAAGCTGACAAGTGTTTGGCTGATAGGAAATGGATCAGTTAGG TCGAGAAGGAGCCCTTTTCCTATTAATTGTCATGTGGATTCAACATATCATCGAGGAAGTGTTTTAGGTCTATATGAGGCTCTTGTCGGAAAGCCATATTTGAGCGATATGGTGACAGATTCTGTGGCTTTCTGCGTCAAAATTAAGCTGGAGTGGGTCATTTCAGTACTGGCCCGTGATAATGCAGTAGAAGAACTGTTGTGGAAG GAGTGCACCGTTGTTGTGTCTAAGCTCTTGGCACCtgatatatttaagaaattCTCAATGCAAGAAGTAAGAAGTATTATTGATGAAAGATCAGTCATGAATACTTTCTCAAGTCAAGAAGTAATAGAAACTTCTCATCATTCCATCAACTTCCTGTTAAGTGGTTGCTTGAGAGATCAAAGTACCGAACAACTTATTGAGTGCCCAGCAGTATTACCATGTTCCATTTTAAGTGAAAGCATCCCGTACAGCAGCGCCAATGGAACGG GTTGGTAA